The nucleotide sequence CGATCATTACATAAACATCTGCTTCCTGAAGACCAAGCTGAATTGCTTTTTGGAATTGCTCTTGCGCCTTTTCAAATAACGATTTTTCGAAGTAGACATTTCCTAACCCGTAATAAGCAGTTGCTAGCTGATCATCTAATTCTATCGCTCGTAGGAAAAAACGCTCCGCTTTCTCTAATTCATTCATATGGAGTAACAAGTTCCCAAAGTTTATAAAACCTAGTGGATCCTTCGGGTTTTCTTCTATCGATTCATTAAACAGCTTTGCTGCTTCTTCAAAGTTTTGTTCTTGCATCTTCTTAATACCTTCATTTAACTTATCCACTTAAAACCTTCCTTTTCTTATGTAAATGCATTCTGTCTATATTTCCATCTAACCATTTTAATAGATTTCAAACAAGAGGGACAGACAAATTTGTCTGTCCCTTTGTTCCTTACCCAACATACTCTAAGCTGCGCTCATTTTTCAGAATTTCATCAATCGTTCCACCGCCGAGACATACCTCGTCCTGATAAAAGACAACCGCTTGGCCTGGTGTTACCGCCCGTTGAGGGTCATGAAAATCCACTTTCACTTTGCCATCCTCTAATGGCGTTACGGTTACTTTGCTATCCGTTTGACGATAACGGAATTTGGCTGTGCATTCCAAAGGTTCCGTTAATGGTTGTTCATTAACCCAGCTCAAGTCGGACGCCATCAAAGCATCTGAATAGAGATAATCTGTTTCAGAGCCTTGTTCTACATACAACACATTATCTTCTAAGTTTTTCCCAACCACAAACCACGGATCCCCTGCACCACCGATGCCAAGTCCTTGTCGTTGACCAATCGTGTAATACATCAACCCATCGTGTGAACCTTTTTCTTCCCCGTGCAATGTCACCATTTTACCTGGTTGTGCAGGGAGGTATTCACTTAAAAACTCTTTAAAATTTCTTTCCCCGATAAAACATATTCCCGTACTATCTTTCTTGGTAGCCGTCGCTAGATTGTGTTCTTTAGCGATTCGACGAACTTCTGATTTCGGTAAATGTCCGAGTGGGAACATTACTTTAGAAAGAACGGATTGGGACAATTGATTCAAAAAGTATGTTTGATCTTTATTGTCATCATTACCACGCAGTAGTTGTACTTGATCTCCTGCTCTCCGAACCTGTGCATAATGCCCAGTAGCCAAATAATCTGCACCAAGGGACATCGCATGTTCCATAAATGCTTTAAATTTGATTTCTTTGTTACACATAACATCCGGGTTCGGAGTTCTCCCTGCTTTATATTCTTCAAGGAAATAAGTGAAAACTTTATCCCAATACTGCTTTTCAAAATTCACCGAATAATAAGGAATGTCTAATTGATTACATACGCGTACTACATCGTTGAAGTCCTCTGTTGCTGTACATACGCCATTCTCATCAGTATCGTCCCAGTTCTTCATAAAAATTCCTACGACGTCATAGCCTTGTTGTTTTAGTAGTAACGCTGCTACAGATGAGTCAACTCCCCCACTCATCCCAACGACGACGCGAATGTTTTTGTTATCAGTCATTTGTCATTCACCACCTATCTTGCTTTTTTATTTTGTCAGTCGATTCAATACTTTCGCAATTCGTACTGCCGCTTCTTTTACATTTTCCTCTGTATTCGCTAAACCAAAACTAAAACGTACCGAATTTTGAGTTCGTTCATGGTTCGAGCCAAACATAGCTGATAAGACATGAGAAGGATCAACTGATCCAGCTGTGCATGCACTTCCACTAGAGGAGGCGATCCCTTCCAAATCAAAATTGGTTAATAGCGCTTCTACCTGTGTATGCGGGAAGCTCATATTTATAATGTTAGGAATAATATGGGCTTCGTCACCATTTATCGAAAACGAAATCTGATTTTCTTTTAACGTATCCATAAATATTTTTTTATATGAGCTATATTTGCCAGCTCTTTCTTCGCGCTCATGCTGGCTAATTTCAATTGCTTTTTGAAATCCTCTGATGCCAACTAAGTTTTCCGTACCAGGTCTTCGTTTTCGCTCTTGTTCGCCGCCATACTGCAAGTTGTCCATTTTGACTCCTTCTCGAACATAAAGAAATCCGACTCCTTTAGGACCATTGATCTTATGGGAGGATACGGAAAGTAAATCAACATTCCACGCATCTACATCTATTTTCAATAACCCGTATGCTTGAACCGCATCAGTATGAAAATAGGCTTGATGGTGGTGCAAAAGTTCTCCAATCTCTTGGATTGGTTGAATGACACCAGTCTCATTATTTACTGCCATAATGGACACTAGAACCGTATTATCCTTTAAGGAATCCTTTAAGTCTTCAAGACGAACACGTCCCGTTTCATCTACCTGTAAATAGGTAACGTCAAATCCCTTTCCTTCTAAATAATTAGCCGCATGTAGGGTTGCATGATGTTCAATCTGTGTCGTGATAATGTGATTCCCTCTTGCTTTATTCGCAAGGGCAGTTCCTATTAACGCTAAGTTATCGGATTCAGTTCCACCACTAGTAAACACAATGTCTTTTTCATTCGCACCAATACTAGAAGCTGCCAACTCTCGGGCTTCATCTAATAGATGTCTTGCTTTTCTACCAAAACGATGAATACTAGAAGGATTGCCAAATACATCCGTAACCGCCGACTGCATGTCGGCAATGACCTCGGGATGTACAGGAGTAGTTGCAGCATGATCTAAATATATGGGTTCCATGCTTCGCTTCCTTTCTATCTAAACCAGATTAAATATAAAACATGTAAGGCTCTTGACTTTCTCCATCTTCATGCTTCATTAAATCTTCTAACGTTGTTGTATCTAATACATTTTTAACCGCATCTCTAATTCGTATCCACAAAGCTTGCTTAGCTGGTTCTTCATCCTCTATCCCTTCAACAGGGGTAATTGGACCTTCTAATATCCGAATCACGTCACCAGCCGTAATTTGATCCGGTTCTTTTGCAAGCATATAACCACCGTAGGCACCCCGAATACTTTTAACGAGCGAGGCGTTCCTTAATGGTGCGACTAATTGTTCCAAGTAGTGCTCCGATAAATGGTTTTCTCGTGCAATCGTTTTTAAGGACACTGGTCCTTCGCCATAGCTTCGTGCTAGTTCAATCATGATGGTTAAGCCGTAACGTCCTTTGGTTGAGATTTTCATCTCGATCACCTCTTCTTATAACAAAATCCAGTAATTGTTTTGAATGTGGAATCGCATACCCGACGATATTTCCCATGAATAATACGACTAAAATCGTGCCTATTCCGACAGGTCCACCTAACAGAAATCCTGCAAGACAAACCACACATTCAATTCCATTTCTCACGCGAGATACCTTCCAGCCTGTAGCCTTATTAATCAATAGCATCACGCTATCCCGAGGTCCAGCACCTAAATTAGGAGCGACATAAATGCCAACGCCATAGGCGGAAATCAGAATCCCGAGAATAAAAACGATGACTTCCAACCAAAATAGTTCTATATTAGGAAGAAGCCAATTGAAAAAATCTATAAATAATCCTACTAGAATCATATTTAGAAACGTACCAATTTGAGGAAATGTCCGTGTAAACACACTCGTTACCAATACAATCGTTAAACCTGCCAATATAGACCACAGGCCAATAGTAAGGCCAAAATGGAGGAACAATCCATAATGAAAAACATCCCATGGACTTATTCCTAAATCTTTTCCTTTAATAGTTAAGGCAATGCCAAGTGCCAATAAGATAAGACCTCCAACAAAGAACATCCATCTTATCCACGTTTCCCCCTGCTGATTTCTTTTCTCTGTCACTTTCATCCTTCTTTTTCTCATCTATATTTGCCAGAAACCCGGGCAAAATGATAACAAACGTAATTATAGCACGAATACCCTCTTTCTTGCATTTTTAATGCGTTATACTTAGTCTAAAAGTGCGTGTTCAAAAAGGAGGATAAAAAGCGCAAAGAAATTCAAGGCGGCGCCGCTTCGAGTACCGGAATGTATGATTATGGATACATGAGGAAGGCCACTACTGCGAATTAACTTCCTTGCTGCCTTGCACCGAGGAATTTCACTTCCTCGATAGTTCTAGAAGACGCAGGTGCACCTGTTTTTGAGAAGCAAGCCAACGCAGAAGTTCAAAGCGATTTTTACCGGACTTTTTGAACATCCTCTAAAAAAAGAATAGATAATGCACTTGAATTACAAAGGGGAAATGCATGTTGAATCATAAACCATTAGCTTTTCGAATGCGTCCAAAACATATTGACGAGGTCATCGGTCAAACACACCTAGTCGGATCTGGGAAAATGGTTCGTCGAATGATCGACGCGAACCGATTGGCGTCGATGATCTTATTCGGACCGCCTGGCACAGGAAAAACCTCCATGGCAATGGCCTTAGCCAATACATTAAATCTTCGCTACAAAATTTTAAATGCGGTAGTAGATAAGAAAAAAGACATGGAAATTGCGGTCGAAGAAGCGAAAATGTCTGGATCACTCGTTCTTATTATGGATGAGGTTCATCGGCTCGATAAAGGAAAACAGGATTTTCTACTCCCACACCTGGAAAGTAATTTAATTACATTAATTGGATGTACGACCAGCAATCCGTACCATTCTATTAATCCAGCTATCCGTAGTAGGTGTCACTTATTTGAATTACATCGATTGGAAGAAGAAAACGTGAAAGTTGCCCTCTCGCGAGCAATATCTGATAAGGAAGAAGGGCTAGGAAATCTTCCCCTCGTCGTGACTGAAGAAGCAATCGATCATTTTGCGCAATCATCCAATGGAGATTTGCGAGCTGCTCTAAATGGATTAGAGCTTGCTGCCTTTTCTACACCAGAGGATTCCGAAAGAATTTACATAGACCTATCGATTGCGGAAGAATGTATGCAAAAAAAGAGTTTCTCCCATGATAAGGACGGGGACGCACACTACGATGTGCTGTCCGCTTTCCAAAAATCCATCCGAGGCAGTGATGTCAATGCTTCTCTCCATTATTTAGGTCGATTAATCGAAGCAGGAGATCTCGATAGTATCGCACGTAGAATGATTGTTATAGCCTACGAAGATATTGGTCTAGCAAATCCACAGGCAGGCCCTCGTGCTATTGCGGCTGTCCAAGCAGCGGAAAGAATTGGCTTTCCAGAAGCAAGAATTCCTCTGTCCGTTGCTGTAACGGAACTAGCACTATCACCAAAATCGAATAGCGCCTATCAAGCATTGGACAGTGCCCTGCACGATATTAGAACAGGCTCTAGTGGTGAAATTCCATCCCATTTAAAGGATGCCCACTACTCCGGAGCAGCTAAATTAGGAAGAGGAGTAGAATATAAATATCCACATAACTATGAGGGTAGCTGGGTAGACCAACAATATTTACCAGATAAATTGCGTAACAAAAAATACTATAAGCCGAAGGACACAGGTAAATTTGAACAGTCTTTGAAATCCGTTTATGAAAAAATACTAGATAAACAGCAAAAAAAATAAAATTACCTTGTATAACTCCAAATCTTTTCGGACAGACTAGAGATAAAATTAGCAAACTATTTCTATGAATTTAACAATTAGCAAAAGATGAGGAGTGGAATACTTGGTTAAAGTTAGACAAGACGCGTGGTCCCACGAAGATGATTTACTATTAGCAGAAACAGTTTTACGTCATATTCGTGAAGGTAGTACGCAATTAAACGCATTTGAAGAAGTAGGAGATAAACTAAATAGAACATCAGCCGCATGTGGGTTTCGCTGGAATGCAGAAGTGAGACAAAAGTATGATCAGGCTGTCTCTATTGCAAAGCGACAACGGAAAGAAAAAAAGCGGGCTGAAGCAAAGGAAAAGAAGTCTATACCACAAAGACAATCGGTTCCACCTACCTTTCACACTCCTGCTTATGAAAGTGAAAACGACGAAATAGATCTTAACCGCGTTACTGTAGAAGCATATAGAGAACCAGTTGCATCAGAACCGGTTGCATCGACTCCATCACTAGATTTGGATACCGTCATTCAATATTTAAGAAATATGAAACACGATGTTCAAGAATCAAGTAGGTCTAAAAATAGCTTAGAAAAGGTAGAACAAGAGAAGCAAACCCTCCTAAATGAAAAAGGAGAGTTAGAAAGAAAAGTAAATCTATTACAAAACCAACTTGCTACCATTCAAGAAGATTATCAGGTTCTTATTCAGATTATGGATCGTGCGAGAAAAATGGTTGTATTTGATGAAAAGGATGATATCCCATCCCCTGCTTTTCGTATGGAGAAGAACGGGAATCTAGAGCAAGTAGCAAGATAAGAACTGGCCATAAGGTCAGTTCTTTTTTTTGCAATGAACAAAAGCGCAAGCGCCCGGGTTTAAGGATTACAGACTAAGACCATCCTTTGCGGACAACGTCTGCAGACCCCTTGCCGGGGCCACGTACGGACTGGACTGAACCGTCGGAGATAAAGGAAACATGCCCCTTCAAAGGGGTATGCCAACGTTGGGCGCAAAGCCCGGGTTTAGTTGGCCTTCCTTAGTTAATAAAGGTTAAGGAAATTTGACTATCGTCAAACAGTTATCGTACAGAGGTGAGGGAAGTCTCGCTAGTTGCTGGGTGCTGAAGCTGGACTTGGCTGTTGCAGTATGTTTATCCACACCAGGCAAATTTTATAATTTCCTATACTAACAAAAAGCCTTAAGAGAACTAATCTCTTAAGGCCCTATCATAATTCATGGAATCAATCCCAATCGTGCCGTCCGAATTTGAAGTTTTGATCCCACTCCTCGCAGGTGGGTGCCCTGTTCAAAATCTTATACGTCCTCCGTGAGGCATGTACGCCACTTTGAAACATCAAGCTCCCGTAATTACTGGTGTTCGGTCAAAACATACAGTAATAAGACAAACACATCAGGATTGAAGAAGGATGCTTCCTTCTTTGTGTATTTTTATATTACCATATGAAGCAATCCCTTTCAAGGAATGCCCCAGTCATTTTATTCTTCCTTTTCCGGTAAACGTAAGGCAAGATGGAGATCCTTCAGCTGTGCTTCATCTACAACTCCAGGTGCTTCTGTTAATGGATCTGAAGCAGATGCTGTTTTTGGGAATAAAATCGTATCCCGTAGGTTAGATCTTCCCGCTAGTAACATGACCATTCGGTCGAAACCTAGCGCAATACCACCATGTGGCGGAGTGCCGTATTCTAACGCTTCAAGCAAGAAACCAAACTGCTCTGTTGCCTCTTCTTTCGAGAATCCAAGTGTTTGGAACATTTTCTCTTGCATCTCTTTTTGATAGATACGAAGAGAACCCCCACCAAGTTCATATCCATTCAACACAAGGTCATAAGCCTGCGCCCGCACTTCCGCTGGATTAGATTCAAGTTTATCTACATCACTTAACTCCGGCATCGTAAACGGATGGTGTGCTGCAAAATAGCGTCCAAGCTCTTCATCATACTCAAATAACGGCCAATCGGTAACCCAAAGGAAATGGAATTTCGATTCATCTATTAGCTTAAGGTCTTTTGCTAGTTTTAATCGTAGTGCTCCTAAGCTCTCGTGCACAACGGAAATTTTATCTGCAACAAATACTAATAAATCTCCATCCGCAGCTTCTAATTGCTTTTTAAGTTCCTCACTTACTTCCTCAGATAAAAATTTAGAAATAGGTCCTTTTAATTCGGTTCCTTCTACTTTTAACCATGCAAGACCTTTCGCTCCATAGATTTTCACAAACTCAGTTAGATGGTCAATATCTTTTCTAGAATATTCGCTAGCAGCACCCTTTACATTAATGGCACTTACTTTGCCTCCCGATTCGACTGCACCATCAAACACTATAAATCCAGAATTCTTGACTACTTCAGATACATTTACAAGCTCTAGACTGAACCTTGTATCTGGTTTATCGGAACCAAAACGCTCCATAGCTTCCTGATACGTAATTCGTTTCAAAGGAAGCTCTATATCCATTCCTTTAATTTCTTTCATCATTTTCTTCATCATGCGTTCCGTCATAGCCATGATATCTTCCTTCGTCAAAAAGGACGTTTCAATATCAATTTGGGTAAATTCTGGTTGTCGATCTGCACGTAAATCCTCATCTCTAAAACAACGAGCAAATTGATAATATTTTTCGAAACCAGACATCATAAGCATCTGTTTAAACAGTTGTGGAGATTGTGGCAATGCATAAAATTCACCCGGATGCACCCGACTTGGAACTAAGTAATCCCTTGCACCTTCTGGCGTACTTTTTGTTAGCATCGGCGTTTCCATCTCCAAAAATCCTTCATCGTTTAAGAAGTTTCGGATGACTTGAGTCGTGTTATGGCGCAAAATAAACGTCTTTTGCATCGGGTCTCTTCTTAAATCTAAATAACGGTATTTTAAGCGAAGATCTTCCGCAACATCGGTTTGATCCAATATTTGAAAAGGAGGGTTTTTCGCTTCATTGAGAATCGTAATCTCCTTCGCAATTACTTCTATTTCCCCTGTCTCCATTTTCGGGTTAATAGTAGATGCTTCTCTTTCTACCACTTCACCTAAAATTTCCAGAACAAATTCACTTCTTACTTGTTCTGCAGTTTGTAAAGCTTTTTCGGAATGTGCAGGGTTAAAAACAACTTGCACAATGCCAGAACGGTCTCTTAGGTCAATAAAGATTAAGCCACCTAAGTCTCTTCTCTTTTGTACCCACCCTTTTAAGGTTACTTCTTGACCAACATGGTCCTTTCGAAGGCTTCCAGCAACATTTCTTTTGGAACTCAACTTATTTTCCTCCCTGCAATGCGGATTTTAAGTAGATCTCTAAGTCTGCGAAGTCTACCTCTTCTTGCTCGCCTGTGGATAGATTTTTCACCGAAGCAATAGAACGTTGTAATTCGTCATCTCCAAGTACAATAGCAAACTTCGCTTGTAGTCGATCTGCCGCTTTCCATTGACCCTTCGGTTTTTTATTTAAATAATCTTTATCTACTTGAATACCTGCCTGACGTAGCTTGTATTGAAGGCTTACTGCTTTCTGATTTGCTTTCTCACCCATTGTAATAATGTAACAATCTAAAGACTCATCAACAGGAAGCTCAATACCTTCTGCATCAATCGCCATTAATAAGCGCTCTACACTTAATGCGAACCCAATTCCTGGTGTTTCTGGTCCACCTAGCTCTTCTACTAAACCGTTATATCTTCCACCACCAGAAAGGGTTGTAATGGCACCAAATCCGTCTGCATTACTCATGATTTCAAATGCTGTGTGATTATAATAATCCAAGCCACGAACGAGATTCGGGTCAACGACAAAAGGAATTCCCATATTCGTTAAATGTTGTTGAACTGATTCAAAATAATTCTTCGATTCTTCGTTTAAAAAATCTAGTATAGAAGGTGCCGTTTCCATCGCTGGGTGATTTCGGTCCTTCTTGCAATCTAATACACGTAATGGATTTTTCTCTAGTCGAACCTTACAGTCATCACATAGTTCGTCTTTATGTGGAGTAAAGTGGCCGATCAATGCATCTCGGTGGTTTTCTCTACTTTCTTTATCTCCTAAACTATTGACGACAAGCTTTAGCGACTTCAATCCAAACGATTGATAGCAGTTCATTGCTAATGCGAGAACTTCCGCATCAATTGCAGGATCTGCACTCCCTAATGCTTCTACGCCAAACTGAACAAACTGTCTCATTCTACCTTGCTGCGGGCGTTCATAACGGAACATAGGTCCCACATAGAAAAGCTTTGTCGGTTGATTCGGTGAACCGAACAATTTGTTTTCAACAAATGCACGCACAACGGAAGCTGTACCTTCTGGTCGAAGGGTAATGCTTCGATCTCCGCGATCAGTGAAGGTGTACATCTCTCTTTGTACAATATCGGTTGTATCCCCTACCCCACGTTGGAACAGTTCGGTATGTTCAAAGATTGGTGTCCGAATTTCTTTATAGTGATAATTCGTACACAGTTCTGTTAGTGCGTTTTCAATGTATTGCCATTTCTCTGATACACCTGGTAGTAAATCTTGAGTCCCTCTCGGTGCCTTTAAGCTCATACGATAACCTCCTTGAATTTTTCCTTATGTAGGCTTGGATGTTCTTGTCAGATTGCTTGATTGTTATGGAGGTAAACAAAAAAACTCCCATCCCTAAAAATAAGGGACGAGAGTTTCACCCGCGTTGCCACCCTAGTTGAAGCATCATGCTTCCACCTTACACAGTTAACGCCTGCAAAACGTCTGCATTTACTCGTTATTCAATGCAGAACCTACGGAGTGTCTTTCTTTAAGGTTTCTTGATAAGTACTTCCAGCCAAGGTACCTACTCTCTTTTCAAGGTCGCCTTAAATACTCTCTCCATCATTGGCTAATCCGTCATCCAATTGAATTGTTTATAATCATAATAGCTGTTACACAAGATGTCAAGAACGATTTAGTTTTTCTTTTAACTTTTTTACTTCCCCAAGAGAAATCCCGAACTCTTCAGCTATTTCCATACCATTTAACTGTCCCTCTACTTCCATAAAACGGTGAAAGTTTACTCCATATATATCATTAGCTTCTTTTGCAATCGTTTCTTTTCTATTTGCTCTCATTCGATCGGTCCTTTCTTCTTCTTGGATTTTTTCTCGATTTTTTATTATGATGAAAGATGGAATCCAATCTTAACTAGAATACAATCGCACAAAAAGGTGGATTGGGGAGGAAACCATATTGTCAAAACGTGTTGTAATCGGAATTGTTATGTTGTTAGTTTTATCCATATCTTCCGTGGTCTATGCAAGTAATGCGATAATCCTTGTCAATGATTTAAATGTTCGTAGCGGGCCAGGGCTAGACTACGACGTAATCACCCAGGTAAATCAAGATGAACAATACGAAATCCTATCCGAACAAGGAGAATGGATAGAAATCCAATTAACAGAAGGTACCGTTGGATGGGTAACGAGAGATTATATCTCGGTAAACGAAGATTCCTCTCCAACACCAGCTGAAACTGAAAATACGCAAACAGAGGAAGAAGAAGCGAAAGAAGCGAAGCATTATGTAATTACGCACTATAATAAAACGATTCTTCGTACTGGTCCTTCGGTTGACTTTGATATTTTAGACTCTGTTGAAAAAGGACAATCTTTGGAAGTGCTAGGTGAGGAAAACGATTGGTACGAGGTCTCGTTAAAGGATCAAGTCGGGTATGTAGAAAAATGGCTAGTCAATCCTCAATCATCTGTTCCCATTTCAAATCAGTGGGCTAATAAAACCATCGTTATTGATCCTGGTCATGGCGGAAGGGATGTAGGAGCCATTGGTCAAAGTGGAAGCTATGAGAAGACTCACACGGTTCGTACCGCTTTAAAGCTTAAAGAAGAGCTAGAATTGTTAGGTGCTCATGTCATCCTGACAAGAACGGTAGATCAATACATGTCCTTAAGTGGACGAGCTAGTGTTGCAAATCTCTATCATGCAGATGCCTTCATCAGCCTCCACTATAACAGTACGCCTGAAATTCCGTCTGCTAGTGGAATCAGTAGCTATTACTATCACGAGCGAAACGAATCCCTCGCTATAGAGATTCAAAACGAACTAATGAAAGCGACTGGAATGGATGATCGAGGTACACAGTTTGGGGACTTCCAGGTCATTCGGGAAAACCATCGACCATCTGTTTTACTGGAACTAGGCTTTCTTTCAAATGTGGAAGAAGAGGAAAAAATTATGTCCGTAACGTTTCAAGAAAAACTATCAGAAGGGATTATAAAAGGGCTAACTAACTACTTCCGTATTAACTAAGTGGAAAGAGGTGGGAAAAAACTATAACTTCCCACTCTTAAGACAAACGATTACAGGATAAGAAGCTTAGAATGTTACGATTCAATAGATCGATCTTCATTCACATTTGATAGAAAATGCGACGTAAGGATTTTGAATAATTACTAAAAAGTCAAGTTTAGCCTAAGTGCCACGCTCCGGCAGAATACTTCGCTTTCCGCTGGCACGGCCTCAGCTTCCTGATATGAACGAAACTGTCAACCTCGCGCTGTTCCCGCTGGAGTCTACGTATTCTGCCTACGCTTGTAGGTATTTTCTAATATAATGGGTTATTAATACCTATAAAATGAGAAGGCCGGAAACACCTCTGACTTGAAAAGAACTCCGTACTAAGCTGCGGAAAAATGCGAGACTCCTGTGGGAAAGGAACAGTTGAAGACCCCACAGTGAGCGTTCTTTGCGAGCGAGGAGGCTGAGGCGTTCCCCACGGAAAGCGAGTATTTTTCCGCAGCCCCGGATTAGCAGTCAACTTGTTAAAGAAAATAAAAGAATCACTATTTCGTTATGTCGCAATTTATATATTATTAGCAACAAAATTTAAAAAGTACCTAAAAGAAAAATCCGAACTAATTCGAATTCTAATGAAACAATTTTCGAATTATAGTTCGGATTTTAATTTAATTAAAACACTTTTGTGCCAGTCCATTTAATGCCTTAGTCTTTGTATAGTTTTCACACTAGCTCAGGCGTTCTTCATGTATCTCTACTATCTAACAAAAGCGTAACAGGACCGTCGTTGGTAAGCTGAACATCCATCATCGCGCCGAATGTTCCTGTTTCCACGACAATTCCTTTTTCCATCAACTTTTTATTAAAATAATCATACAGTTTCTTAGCAGGATCTGGTTTGGCAGCAGCCATAAAATTAGGTCTCCTGCCTTTTCTCGTATCTCCATATAAGGTAAACTGCGAGATTGATAAAACTTGTCCATTAATATCTTTTACCGAGTCGTTCATTTTCTCAGCATCATCTTCAAAAATTCGAAGATGAGCAATTTTGTCTGCCAAGTAATCTGCATCCTGTTCGGTGTCTTCGTGGGTAACACCAATTAAGGCAACGATCCCACTTCCAATTTTACCGACAACCTGCTCTTCGACAGTTACTTGAGCTTGGCTGACTCGTTGAATAACAGCTCTCATCTTTCCACCTCTACTGTAACATTCTCGTAACGGTATAAACATCCTGGATTTGCTTCAATCGATCCACAATTCGACGTAAATGACTTAGATTATGAATGAGAATCGTAATATGAATTAACGCCATTTTATTACGGTCTGATTTTCCATCTACCGCAATAATGTTTGTTTTCGTTTCATTTACAACCTGGAGCACCTCATTCAATAAACCTCTTCGATCAAATCCGGAGATTTCCAGATCGACATGATATTGTTTCGAAGTATTTTCTTCATGCTCCCATTCCACATCCAGAATACGATCTTTCGCTTCATCTGTTTGGATATTCGGACAATCTGTTCGATGAACCGAAACCCCTCTACCTTTCGTAATATAGCCGACAATTTGATCACCTGGAACAGGTGTACAGCATTTGGATAATCGCACTAATAAGTTATCAACACCCGATACACGCACCCCAGAATCCTTTTTCGTTCTTGAGGTTGGCTTCGCTTCGCTACGAACCCCTTCTAACGATTGTTCGAGATCTTGATCTCTTTGCTGTTGCTTTCTAATATTTTCAGTAAGGCGTGTCGTAATTTGAGCGGCGGTTATCCCTTGATACCCTACCGCTGCATATAATTCTTCTTCCGAT is from Radiobacillus kanasensis and encodes:
- the mnmA gene encoding tRNA 2-thiouridine(34) synthase MnmA → MTDNKNIRVVVGMSGGVDSSVAALLLKQQGYDVVGIFMKNWDDTDENGVCTATEDFNDVVRVCNQLDIPYYSVNFEKQYWDKVFTYFLEEYKAGRTPNPDVMCNKEIKFKAFMEHAMSLGADYLATGHYAQVRRAGDQVQLLRGNDDNKDQTYFLNQLSQSVLSKVMFPLGHLPKSEVRRIAKEHNLATATKKDSTGICFIGERNFKEFLSEYLPAQPGKMVTLHGEEKGSHDGLMYYTIGQRQGLGIGGAGDPWFVVGKNLEDNVLYVEQGSETDYLYSDALMASDLSWVNEQPLTEPLECTAKFRYRQTDSKVTVTPLEDGKVKVDFHDPQRAVTPGQAVVFYQDEVCLGGGTIDEILKNERSLEYVG
- a CDS encoding cysteine desulfurase family protein, translating into MEPIYLDHAATTPVHPEVIADMQSAVTDVFGNPSSIHRFGRKARHLLDEARELAASSIGANEKDIVFTSGGTESDNLALIGTALANKARGNHIITTQIEHHATLHAANYLEGKGFDVTYLQVDETGRVRLEDLKDSLKDNTVLVSIMAVNNETGVIQPIQEIGELLHHHQAYFHTDAVQAYGLLKIDVDAWNVDLLSVSSHKINGPKGVGFLYVREGVKMDNLQYGGEQERKRRPGTENLVGIRGFQKAIEISQHEREERAGKYSSYKKIFMDTLKENQISFSINGDEAHIIPNIINMSFPHTQVEALLTNFDLEGIASSSGSACTAGSVDPSHVLSAMFGSNHERTQNSVRFSFGLANTEENVKEAAVRIAKVLNRLTK
- the cymR gene encoding cysteine metabolism transcriptional regulator CymR, which codes for MKISTKGRYGLTIMIELARSYGEGPVSLKTIARENHLSEHYLEQLVAPLRNASLVKSIRGAYGGYMLAKEPDQITAGDVIRILEGPITPVEGIEDEEPAKQALWIRIRDAVKNVLDTTTLEDLMKHEDGESQEPYMFYI
- a CDS encoding YczE/YyaS/YitT family protein — its product is MFFVGGLILLALGIALTIKGKDLGISPWDVFHYGLFLHFGLTIGLWSILAGLTIVLVTSVFTRTFPQIGTFLNMILVGLFIDFFNWLLPNIELFWLEVIVFILGILISAYGVGIYVAPNLGAGPRDSVMLLINKATGWKVSRVRNGIECVVCLAGFLLGGPVGIGTILVVLFMGNIVGYAIPHSKQLLDFVIRRGDRDENLNQRTLRLNHHD
- a CDS encoding replication-associated recombination protein A; translation: MNHKPLAFRMRPKHIDEVIGQTHLVGSGKMVRRMIDANRLASMILFGPPGTGKTSMAMALANTLNLRYKILNAVVDKKKDMEIAVEEAKMSGSLVLIMDEVHRLDKGKQDFLLPHLESNLITLIGCTTSNPYHSINPAIRSRCHLFELHRLEEENVKVALSRAISDKEEGLGNLPLVVTEEAIDHFAQSSNGDLRAALNGLELAAFSTPEDSERIYIDLSIAEECMQKKSFSHDKDGDAHYDVLSAFQKSIRGSDVNASLHYLGRLIEAGDLDSIARRMIVIAYEDIGLANPQAGPRAIAAVQAAERIGFPEARIPLSVAVTELALSPKSNSAYQALDSALHDIRTGSSGEIPSHLKDAHYSGAAKLGRGVEYKYPHNYEGSWVDQQYLPDKLRNKKYYKPKDTGKFEQSLKSVYEKILDKQQKK
- a CDS encoding RsfA family transcriptional regulator, with product MVKVRQDAWSHEDDLLLAETVLRHIREGSTQLNAFEEVGDKLNRTSAACGFRWNAEVRQKYDQAVSIAKRQRKEKKRAEAKEKKSIPQRQSVPPTFHTPAYESENDEIDLNRVTVEAYREPVASEPVASTPSLDLDTVIQYLRNMKHDVQESSRSKNSLEKVEQEKQTLLNEKGELERKVNLLQNQLATIQEDYQVLIQIMDRARKMVVFDEKDDIPSPAFRMEKNGNLEQVAR